The following are encoded in a window of Podospora pseudoanserina strain CBS 124.78 chromosome 6, whole genome shotgun sequence genomic DNA:
- a CDS encoding hypothetical protein (EggNog:ENOG503PEJW; COG:S), with product MSTPESADEGLDVTKPVDINKLHIEEIDPDGDLVLDVGADSDPTPRTFRVDPAALRRASPVFKAMLFGPSAESKPAGEQWLVSLPEDDPDDFEIILQIVHCQFHVRRIPRKLMTRKAVYGLLLLTDKYQMTHLLAPWKHTLVDFGRNGEVKWQGYKDIRWCPFEAFLSWQLGFSRVFRAHTVQIVYHCWIDPQSRVLVFNNDQGDKTPLRQLRFGPLDMEGESPVCA from the coding sequence ATGTCGACCCCGGAAAGCGCCGATGAAGGTCTTGATGTCACAAAGCCAgtcgacatcaacaaactcCACATCGAGGAAATCGATCCAGACGGAGATCTTGTTCTCGATGTCGGAGCCGACTCGGACCCCACCCCCCGCACTTTCAGAGTCGATCCGGCAGCCCTTCGCCGTGCATCCCCAGTGTTCAAGGCAATGCTATTCGGTCCTTCGGCAGAGTCCAAACCTGCAGGCGAGCAGTGGCTGGTTTCGCTGCCAGAGGACGACCCCGATGACTTTGAAATCATCCTGCAAATCGTCCACTGCCAATTCCATGTCAGGAGGATCCCCAGAAAGCTCATGACAAGGAAAGCGGTCTACGGCTTGCTGCTTCTCACTGACAAGTACCAAATGACTCACTTGCTCGCGCCGTGGAAGCACACGTTGGTAGATTTTGGAAGAAACGGGGAAGTGAAGTGGCAGGGTTACAAAGACATTAGATGGTGCCCGTTTGAGGCATTTCTATCCTGGCAATTGGGCTTCTCGAGAGTCTTCAGAGCTCACACTGTTCAAATTGTGTACCATTGCTGGATCGATCCGCAAAGCAGAGTCCTGGTATTCAACAATGACCAGGGGGATAAGACGCCGCTCCGCCAGTTACGTTTTGGTCCTCTTGATATGGAAGGCGAGTCACCTGTCTGTGCGTAG
- a CDS encoding hypothetical protein (EggNog:ENOG503PEJW; COG:S), translating to MSSDPIGPTEGPGNPVEKAVENQQEAGNQGKGRTSEAAAVEKIVAPATVVGKSPVVENIDEDGDLVLHIGPTSNLRAFKIDSSTLRRTSEVFRAWICRWSTDKPSDSQWVFDLPEDDPASFKTILHIVHGQFDQATKTMAESDGSMLYELLVLCDKYNMAYMIKPWANAWLNRTIKDTQDTPSYWKLAFIAWELGRYDLFIESCQNIILTSQSSHDGSGLVAYGCQLGDCRLGPLKMEERFEPIRYAIIQALLDFYHTEVKDRLLEKVPTHSPVQPTASHSVGRSPTLSFGNTRQTSSHSPMTNTACNQIVLGGIIQATVTLLRGSTETENMDAGILVLLPTEASELKDSPAKLIGQMTTIFQAVQPLGFGHEVCHPAAKFLSFQQTIKEFTAECNKGWDGLLLTPADKGRLAKRKVLFG from the exons ATGTCGAGTGATCCAATCGGACCTACCGAGGGTCCTGGCAACCCGGTCGAAAAAGCCGTCGAGaaccaacaagaagctggCAACCAAGGAAAAGGTCGGACAAGTGAGGCCGCCGCTGTTGAGAAGATCGTTGCGCCTGCGACTGTTGTCGGCAAAAGCCCCGTCGTCGAGAAcattgatgaggatggcgatCTTGTCCTCCATATCGGCCCCACTTCAAACCTGAGGGCATTCAAAATCGACTCCTCTACTCTTCGCCGCACCTCTGAAGTCTTCCGAGCGTGGATTTGCCGCTGGAGCACCGACAAACCGAGCGATTCACAATGGGTATTCGACCTGCCGGAGGACGACCCCGCCAGTTTCAAAACCATCCTCCATATTGTCCACGGACAGTTTGACCAAGCCACAAAGACCATGGCGGAGAGCGACGGCAGTATGCTATAcgagctgctggtgcttTGCGATAAATATAACATGGCCTATATGATCAAGCCCTGGGCTAATGCATGGCTCAATCGCACCATCAAGGACACGCAAGATACGCCCAGCTACTGGAAGCTTGCATTCATTGCTTGGGAATTGGGACGTTATGATCTATTCATCGAGAGCTGTCAAAATATCATCCTTACGTCCCAGTCTTCCCATGATGGAAGCGGACTAGTGGCCTATGGATGCCAGTTGGGTGATTGCCGCCTTGGCCCTCTCAAGATGGAAG AGAGATTCGAACCGATCAGATACGCGATTATTCAAGCTCTACTCGACTTCTACCACACTGAGGTCAAGGATCGTCTGCTTGAGAAGGTCCCTACCCACAGTCCCGTTCAACCTACTGCATCTCACTCTGTAGGGAGATCACCAACCCTGTCATTCGGCAACACTCGCCAAACCTCATCTCATTCCCCAATGACCAACACCGCGTGCAATCAGATTGTTCTGGGGGGCATCATCCAGGCCACCGTGACGCTACTACGGGGCTCAACCGAAACCGAGAATATGGACGCTGGAATATTGGTCCTCCTTCCCACTGAGGCATCTGAGCTCAAGGATAGCCCTGCCAAGCTCATTGGACAGATGACTACTATCTTCCAAGCCGTTCAGCCATTGGGATTTGGTCACGAGGTCTGCCATCCTGCAGCCAAGTTTCTGTCTTTTCAGCAAACCATCAAGGAGTTCACGGCAGAGTGTAATAAAGGATGGGATGGTCTGCTGTTGACTCCAGCGGATAAAGGCAGACTGGCCAAGAGAAAGGTGCTCTTTGGCTGA